A DNA window from Hordeum vulgare subsp. vulgare chromosome 1H, MorexV3_pseudomolecules_assembly, whole genome shotgun sequence contains the following coding sequences:
- the LOC123404261 gene encoding uncharacterized protein LOC123404261, translating into MASVEVLEDEEEVEGFEPLLYDPVKWTAWEVAQKARFRRKEEEKARNREENRRRREAHDAVIDSILEHDPKVDRKVYTRFFLRDFSVFDIDEESSVLPMRYTDSIYKDEFALQDSANILSVSIVSSDVGFPVNVYGRVIARDSIDYKCIYLFHRSRDDCQRLNEDGMLILTGPSRGLVLVDFIYLEIDLKIREDGVSPDRAFSKGLISIDGRVLSRENDVVVTSETLESWLSTIEVRFTTVLNAVECTFEIKLIEGLFKGNITVGIADKARNLDIEQTTVIHDSTADGVVTSDESGVIKLRRSVITICLERNVMFHINNEAAGVCAERTFGFTPRRTGADEEKITCGAGKFGFRVVWSLMDFWL; encoded by the exons ATGGCGTCCGTAGAGGTgttggaggatgaggaggaggtggagggcttcgagCCTTTACTGTATGACCCGGTAAAGTGGACGGCATGGGAGGTGGCGCAGAAGGCGCGTTTCCggcggaaggaggaggagaaggctcggaATCGGGAGGAGAACCGGCGGAGACGCGAGGCACACGATGCGGTCATCGACTCCATCCTCGAGCACGACCCCAAGGTGGATCGCAAGGTCTACACCAGGTTTTTCCTCAGGGACTTCTCCGTCTTCGACATCGACGAGGAGT CGTCTGTCCTTCCAATGCGATACACTGATAGTATCTACAAAGATGAATTTGCGCTACAAGACTCTGCAAACATCCTCTCCGTCAGCATAGTCTCCTCAGATGTAGGCTTCCCAGTCAATGTCTATGGCCGTGTCATTGCCAGAGACAGCATTGACTACAAGTGCATTTATCTCTTCCACCGCAGTAGAGATGATTGCCAGCGCCTCAACGAG GATGGAATGCTGATTTTAACCGGCCCAAGTCGAGGTCTAGTGCTGGTTGATTTCATCTATCTAGAGATTGATCTTAAGATAAGGGAAGATGGAGTGTCTCCAGACAGGGCATTTAGCAAGGGTCTAATAAGTATTGATGGCCGAGTACTGTCTAGAGAGAATGATGTCGTGGTTACAAGTGAAACCCTTGAGAGCTGGCTCAGCACTATCGAAGTGAGATTCACAACGGTCCTGAACGCAGTCGAGTGCACCTTTGAAATCAAGCTCATTGAGGGGCTTTTTAAAGGAAATATAACAGTTGGCATCGCGGATAAAGCTCGCAATCTGGACATTGAACAAACCACTGTGATTCATGATAGCACAGCAGATGGCGTTGTTACAAGTGATGAAAGTGGAGTTATCAAACTCCGGCGGAGTGTCATTACTATCTGTCTGGAAAGAAATGTCATGTTTCACATAAATAATGAGGCAGCTGGTGTTTGTGCTGAACGAACCTTTGGTTTCACTCCACGCCGCACTGGTGCAGATGAAGAAAAAATTACGTGTGGTGCTGGGAAGTTCGGATTCAGGGTCGTCTGGTCCTTGATGGACTTTTGGCTGTAA